Proteins from a single region of Dermochelys coriacea isolate rDerCor1 chromosome 28, rDerCor1.pri.v4, whole genome shotgun sequence:
- the SERPINE1 gene encoding plasminogen activator inhibitor 1, which translates to MQLPLVILAGMALLCVADPLRCPTSSRVAHLSADFGVKVFREVAKASPDRNVAFSPFGVASVLAMLQMAAAGESRSQIKAAMEYGVNERGVPQALRWLRKELTAPKNQDKVDVADALFVQRDLGLAPGFMKTFARAFRQTVKQVNFTEGERARFIINAWVQDSTHGMINDFLGPGTVDDLTRLVLVNAVYFKGLWKLPFPEAATRWRVFHKSDGSSAVVPMMEQTAKFNYGEFSTPDQVDYDVVELPYHGETLSMLIAAPYRREVPLAALTQALDARLVGEWKTNMTRVPRLLVLPKFSLESESDLRRPLQQLGVRDVFNPSAADFTSLSAEESLYVAQALQKVKIEVNESGTKASSATAAILYARMAPLEIIMDRPFLFVVRHNPTGAILFMGQVMEP; encoded by the exons ATGCAGCTCCCACTAGTTATTCTGGCCGGCATGGCCCTCCTGTGCGTGGCCGACCCGCTGCGCTGCCCCACCAGCTCCCGTGTGGCCCATCTCTCTGCCGACTTTGGGGTGAAGGTTTTCCGGGAGGTGGCCAAGGCATCCCCGGATCGTAACGTGGCCTTCTCCCCTTTCGGGGTGGCTTCTGTGCTGGCCATGCTGCAGatggcagctgctggggagagccGGAGTCAGATCAAGGCAGCCATGGAGTACGGGGTCAATG AACGGGGCGTCCCCCAGGCCCTGCGGTGGCTGCGCAAGGAGCTGACGGCCCCGAAGAACCAGGACAAGGTGGACGTTGCCGACGCGCTCTTCGTGCAGCGGGACCTGGGGCTGGCCCCCGGGTTCATGAAGACGTTCGCCCGTGCCTTCCGCCAGACCGTCAAACAGGTCAACTTCACGGAGGGCGAGCGGGCTCGCTTCATCATCAATGCCTGGGTCCAGGACAGCACCCACG GGATGATCAATGACTTCCTGGGGCCGGGCACCGTGGACGACCTGACCCGCCTGGTGCTGGTGAACGCGGTGTATTTCAAGGGGCTCTGGAAGCTGCCCTTCCCGGAGGCGGCCACGCGCTGGCGCGTCTTCCACAAGTCGGACGGGAGCAGCGCGGTGGTGCCCATGATGGAGCAGACGGCCAAGTTCAACTACG GCGAGTTCTCCACCCCGGACCAAGTGGACTACGATGTAGTGGAGCTGCCGTACCATGGGGAAACGCTCAGCATGCTCATCGCCGCCCCTTACCGCCGAgaggtgcccctggctgccctgaCCCAGGCCCTCGATGCCCGGCTGGTGGGCGAGTGGAAGACGAACATGACCCGAGTGCCCAGGCTGCTCGTGCTTCCCAA GTTCTCCCTGGAGAGCGAATCTGACCTGCGCCGGCCCCTTCAGCAGCTGGGCGTGAGGGACGTCTTCAACCCCAGCGCCGCGGACTTCACCAGCCTCTCAG cCGAGGAGTCTCTGTACGTGGCCCAGGCCCTGCAGAAGGTGAAGATTGAGGTGAATGAGAGCGGCACCAAAGCCTCCTCCGCTACAG CCGCCATCCTCTACGCCCGGATGGCCCCCCTGGAGATCATTATGGACCGGCCCTTCCTCTTCGTGGTGCGGCACAACCCCACAG gtGCCATCCTCTTCATGGGACAGGTGATGGAGCCCTGA